The nucleotide window ccctctctcttttactctctgtcagtctttgtctctgtctctctgtctctctctctctctctaatgcaTGAGATGAAAAGGTGCCATCCACCATCATGTCTGGACTGCAGAGAACAACCTAAAGGCCCAGTTTACAGCagcacgtgagtgtgtgtgtttggtgtgtgtgcgcatgaagAAGCAGACAGAGGATTAGGGGTTAATTGAAGGTGGTTAATTGGTAGAGCCAAGCCGTAAcacaggagaggatgagaggaggagagtagtaACCCAGAGACCTGCCCATCCAAACCATCTGACTAGACTGGGTCTTGGTGCAGGGGTGTATCATGGGTAATGTAGTGTTTTGAGGGGACGTGCCAGGGACCAGAGGAGTCAACACAGCTGTATTGAGTAATAGgagacacagcagagagacccGCAGCTGatagaccaggagagagaccagtggTGAGGTAGAGAGGCTGGTCGAGGTGGTATCTCCCCTCTCTAGCTGGCCGatgactgatgatgatgatgaggtgtgtgtacgtgtttgtgtacgtctgtttgtttgtgtgtgtgtgtgcatccatctGTGTGtacaagtgcgtgtgtgtgtttgcgtcctCAGCTCCTACCTTGTGCTTCGCTCGCTGGATGGTGTTCTCCAGATCGCTGAGTTTGTGCTGCAGCTGAGCGATGATCTCTGACTCCGCCTCTATCTGCTCCTGCTCCGCCTGCCGCTCGCCCTGCAGCAGCGCACGCTCCATCTCCGCCtgggaggaagtgacatcacgtCACACACCAGCTCCCAGCCACAGGACATTAACTCACCCAACACACATGACCATTCTATCgaggagaggagatgtgggggtgaggagaggagagtttgacagaggagaggaggagaggagaagaggaggagaggggagtggatgggagaggactggagaggagataaggagaggacaggtgagaggagaggactggagaggaggtgagaagagaggagaagagagagaaggtgaaaggacaggactggagaggaggtgagaggagaggagaagagagaggaggtgagaggagttGAGAGGAGGTGGGAAGACTCTACCTCCTGTTTGGACTCCTGTAGCTGCTGCTCCAGCTCAGTCAGCCGGGTCTTCAGCTCGTCCACGCGGGCCAGAACCCGAacccgctcctcctccaggtaccCAAGCTCCAGTCGACCCCCACTGCCCGACCCACACCCGGACCCCGAATCCTCCTGCTGCAGGGagccagggaggagggcagggtggagagagggagagtaagacagatagaaagagtAAGAGGGAAGGATGTATAACATTCACTGTCTACACAAGGAAGTGCAGAAGACGTGAAAGCATGCATGATTCTCAGCCAGCGTTACAGCTGTGTGACAGACCCAGCGTGTGTTATAATGGCATGCTATTGTAAGGTTAGGTGTGATTGACATGTTCTGTCAGGAtagaagtgtatgtgtgtgtgtgagagagagacacagctgCTGCATGTTCTGTGTTCTGACTAAGTGACACAGTAGAATCCTCAGTTCCTTTGAAGCCATGGGTCTACAGGGTCTTGCAGTCAGCACACATAACTATTCACTAAGGCTGCATGACATGTATGTCAGCGAGATTCATGTGTgagtctgatgtgtgtgtgtgtgtgtacacccctGCTCAGTGCTAGACATGCAGAGGCCGGTCTATCCGTCGGTGcgtctgacctgtctgtctccgtTGCTGAGGCCCCTTCCTGGGGAGCGAGGAGGGGGGGTCCTCACCTCCTGGTGGGTGCTCTCCGTGCTGCtgcactcctcctccttctggtTGTCCTCGtcgctctccctctgcctctgggccAGGCGCAGCTGAGATGAAGCCAGGAGGTTCTCCAGGGAGCCCCGTCGGACGGACGCCTCGCCCAGCCCCACGGGGAAGCCCAtcctgcccccctcaccccccagacccagccccggaacaggaccagaaccaggactgGGGCTGTCGACCTTGTTGTACTCCGCACATAGGTTCAGGATGGTCTCCAGACGTTGTCTCTCCTGGAggaaacaagagagaaagagagaaaaggagaggtaggacgagagggagagtcacagggggaaggagggatccGATTAGTTCCCCGTTCGACAAGTCAATATATCCACCGGTTatctcatttcctgtttgttcgatctcatttcctgtttgtgtcCAGTTCTCTGGATTGAGACGGGCACCGATGCCAGTCAGGATATGaacgttgtgtgtatgtgtgtttgtgttacttCAAAGCAATGCCATGTGGTCAGCAGACTCCTTGGCTGGACGTCATGTCCTGAAACAACACTAGCACCCCCAGATAACCTCTGACCTCATGCCATCTGCTGCCCCCCACCTTGTAGgatgacccccccacacacacaactcacccCAACAGAGCAACTGCCACGAAGATAGGATAGTCTAACATGCCATTGATGCCATACATAGCTGGCACTGTTGGATTCACTTTCCAGACATGTATTCACTGAGCTGGGTTGTCTGTGTATTCACCTTGAGGGGTGCAAGTATTCAGCTCTGCTCTCCTGTAAGCTTCCTTTTAACACTAATTATACCTCAGAGCGTAACTACTTCAGTCACAGAGGAAGATCCCTGgagagtgtgtagtgtgtgtgtgatgtgtctcTGTGCAGTTTGTTCCTCCAAACCCTCCATTATCTCCAACCTGTAATCAAGGGTTTAAAAAGGGGATGTGGCTTCAACTGAGGGGGTGTGGTTTTAACAGCAGTCTAACCACGCAATCCACCCTCTCTGTAGCAGGTCCACAGACGCGACCACCGTTCCCCCATGTcccaccagcctcacctgtgTCGACTACCTGGCTGAAAGGACAGGATTTCTTCTGCAGTAGAATCTGGGTGTTCCTCAACATAAATCACAGTTGACAGACTCAGAGTCAAATTATAACAAGGCAACCAGCCTACCTGTTCATTATGGGGTTCTGTAATGTGACGTTCCCTGGCTAGCAGACAGGTCTCTGCTAACTCAACATAATTGCTCCAGTAGCTGTGGTTTACAGGCCTGCCATAGCCTAAAGGATCATTGTTCAATATCCCCAGATCCTACTGCATGCTAACCCAGCCACACATAATGAGCTTCAGTTACCGTTGTTTACTATAAAAAGGTAACCAATCTACAGGGGCTAGGTACGTTAGCTTGGGCCTCTATAGCTAGCTACTTCAGCTAGCAGATGGGTCTCAAGCTAACCCAGCTAGCTACACAGTCCCAGGCTAACCCAGCTAGCTACGGAGAACCCAGCTAGCTACAGAGAACCCAGCAAGCTAGCGAGCCCCTGCTAAGCCAGAAAGGTCAAGTCTCTATGTTTATAGTGCCCTGTCCTACCCTCTGCGGATGTCATTAGTGGACCCCCCCAGGAGAGACAGCTGGCTGGGAGGCAGCAGGAGGGCACCTACACAGTTTCTGGTCTGAACCCTtcaaacacacagtacacacctcCAGCTGGCTCAGACGGCACCAGGACCAGCCTCCTACATCCCCGACCTCTGCCCTGCTGgctgggtcaaaggtcaggcacatacgcacacgcatgcattcaacacaaacacacacagcaactagCAATACCCTTGCATACAGTGGGAAACAGACTACCAATGTACTAACTAGATAATCTGATGATACAGTAACAGACACAACAACAGAGCTGTGTTTCCAAGGTTTGGGATTAATGGTACCAGCATTAATCACAGGCCTGTCAGATCACAATGAAAGCCTTCCAGTGCAGCAACGTTCAACTGATATCCGATACTGGACCAGGCCTACATAACAGATTGCATTTAGATTACATTAAGGATTACATTTACAAGTTACATTTGCTCACAGTCATTACATGATCCAGACATGGAGTCCCTTATCCTCATCCTGGGGGTTAACTGAAGCTGGGCCACAATAAGGAATCCCCCTGGATActggctgaaacacacactcccacgtgAAAGCTTGGCTGAAACACACATCGACAGGTGGACAAATACTGACTTACTAGAGAAGCCACACCCCACACCTTGATTACACAAGCCCCCACTCctgacacccaaacacacacgtccCTGCTCTCCAACCCACTGCCTTTAGCTCTGGGGGTCTTAGCAGTCTTAGAGGTGCTACAGCTACCGTACTTCTCCAGTCTTCCAAGCAGCTGACACCCCCAGgctcaatcccccccccccctctgaatcTCTCCTTATCTGCCACAGTGGTGGGAGTAGCAGGGTAAGCCCAGTCACAAGTCtcaacaacacacaaccacaaggacacacaccccacacacatgcgcacacacacacacacacacccttgtttGTACATTCACAGGCAGCTGTAGGGGTTTTGACTGTGGGAGCCGTGTGGCCACCTCTCCACTGCTGGCTCCGAGGTTTGACACGCTGTTCCCATGTGACTCCTTCACCTGGCTCTCTAACCAAGCTGTCAAAAGAATCTGCTCCCACATAATTAGACAGATAGACCTAACCTCTATTACACATGGTTCTCATGCATGTGTCACTTACTCCACCCAATACCAGCTCTAAGACTAACCTGTTCTAAGACTGCTAATTCCTATCActgccacccccctcctctcttatcTCCCTCCTCGCATTCTCTCCTCTGCTAACATCCGGAAAACATGATTTCTCCTCCGCCGGATCTCATTTCAGTCagtcgctctctctttccccacacTCACTCCTTCCTTTTCATCTACAGactgctccctcctcctgtcccctctggcttgtgtgtgtgtgtgtgtgtacgcatctCTCCATTCACTAGCGTTGCTTCTAATCCTTAGCAGGCTACAGGGAGGGAGGTCATTCACAGAGTGAGCAGGAATTGTCTCGGAGGGTGTCGACTCGCACACACAGAaccgttcacacacacagatccgtacacacacacacacacatgcatacacacgcacacacatacacctgttTACACACATAGCACTTTTCTAGGGCCAAGGCGCTACTCTCCTTCACGCTAatgccccaacacacacactctcacacacacacacacattcacacacaaagctCTGTCTCAGAGGTGGTGTGTTCCAGACAGTTCCTCTGATGCTCTGGAGCACAACTGGAGCACGCTGcttcaaagacacacagaggactGGCCCTCGAGGGCCAACATATTTATGtgcctatttgtgtgtgtttgtgtgtgtgggggcgagtgcgtgcgtgtgtgtaaaccGGTCCCTGGAGGAAGAACTGGAGTTGACCAATTTACATGTTATTATTTATCCCAGGCTCCTAtttccgtgtgtgtttgtgtgtgtgaaatctcTTTCAGAATCAGATTTATTCGCCAAGTAAGTTTGCACATACAAGACATTTACTGGCAGGAAGGTTATCTTTACTACTTGTGTttcagatgtatgtgtgtgagagaaacagcTGTCTCCGATGAGTCTGTTTGAGCAGCAGTGATATGCTAGACACACCAGCCAGTGTAAACATCAGCCAGTAAACACAGTCCCACCTGGCAGCCTGGAGAACACAGCTTACACCTctgagactctctctctctctctttgtctctctctctctctccctcactctttctgcTTATCTCTGCCGTTCTCGCTCAGTGTGTTCCATCAATCCTTCGCTGGTTCTCTGTCTCTTGCCTCTCACGCTCTTCTCTCCCGCCGCCCCActctctcactgctctcctTCCAACCCtgctctccctttttcctcaatgttccctttctccctctctcacacacacacataaacacgtcccaaccctcctctaccctctctccttttttccacATCTCCTGGCTCGTtcccacactctctctacaTTCTCTAACCCAGCCTCCCCTCAGGGATCCATGACGGAGACCACAAGCTCGGCGGGGACGGCAGCTCATAAACTCTGCCCTCCCAGCCTTCATAAGTGACCTATGACCTCTGCCCCCTGACCCCCAGCTCACACAGGCTGCATGAACACCTGTACTCCAGCCTCAGACTCCAGACCGGCATATGGAGTCACATGTTGCATAGAGGTCCGGTGATCCAACCAGGAAAATCCCTGAAGACTAAAAGCTCTGTGAACCCAGGGAATACACAAACTGTGAAGctaatgtaacacacacacacgcacacagtgaaAGTCAACCACTGCTAATCTGAAAGCTGCATTGTGAACACAGCCTCTGACCTAGACAATTTACACAGGGTCCATAGACACGTGGGTATGTTACAGTCACAAtacactcacaacacacacactcacaacacacacactcacaacacacacagaacacctcccccctcccacccccctgacCGAACACATACCACAGTACAACACATTTAAATAtagacacaacacaacagcaccTGCTACACCAACTACAGTACTTCCTATCGAGCCGATGTCATGGTTAGATGCTACACCAGCTCTTATCATagctgttgtcatggttacctgCTACACCAGCTAAAGCAGGGTGGTGGTTCCTATCAGAGCCGTTGTCACGGTTACCTTAATGAGAGCTGCCACGTTGGTGAGGAATCCAGGGTTCTCGTGAGCCAGGCCCAGAAGGCACACCAGGGCCTGCTCCCTCGTCTGGCCCGCTTGCACCGGAACCGGCCCTGGAACCATCCCAGAACCACTCATAACCTCCCTCCCCCGGTCCATAGCTCTCAACAGATCTAGTTCAGTAAATATCAACTTCCCCTCAGATCTAGACTGCTTCACCACAGATATTGACTTCCCTATGTGATCTTCTGTAAGACTATTTCACTGTCTAGGTCCAGTAGACTGAGCCTGTGTGAGTTGAAATTCGCCCCCTCAGTCAGTCACCAGAGCCAGGCAGGATGGAGAGCCAatccccctcagcccccaggcCTAGGACAGGGGGCGGGGTCgtagggcagggggcagggcctGAAGGGGGCCTGACTATATTAGGTCAGGGGGAAGTGGCTGTTCACAACAACAGCTAGCTTACTAACTATCTGACCAATAAACGGACTGCCTGACTAAGTTACTAGCTAAGTGACTCTAAAACAATACAAAGACACTTTAATAGTCTCAACAGTGtcctagtgtttgtgtgtgagcaagTTCAGAAATCTGGGTGTTATTTTAAAAGTGTGGTCCTGGCTGCGCTCACTGCTCCCTACAGCGGTGCTAGTTTGCCCTCTACTGGAGGTTAGAAGCACGACAGGAGGTTCACGCCACAGCAGCTCTGATGTCTGACCGCTGCAGTCTGTAGGACTACAAAAATGGCTACGGTCAGTAGGACTACAAGCAAGACGGCTCAGGGCTGGTGTGTCAATGTCCTGTGTTTGGGAAAGCATTGCGTGAGCTAGGAATGTCAGACAAGCCGAGAAGAGACTCACAGCATATGTGTTTACACTGACACTCGCACACAAGATCAGATTAAGTCCCTTCAGAtcgacagggaggggggagatagagaggcagtCTACTGTCTCATTTCTtccatcatccctctctctccctcttcctcaatCAAGCATGGAGAAGCATGGAGGTTGAGGGGTatgttaattgtgtgtgtggtagccaGGTGTGTGTAGTAGAAAGGTATATTTGGTGTGTGTACATGGTAGACAGgtatttttggtgtgtgtgtgtatggtaaaggtatgatgtgtgtggtagaggtatatttggtgtgtatgtgtggtagaggcatatttggtgtgtgtgtggtagaggattTGGTGTGCTAATGTCCACTCAAGATGCCAGTCATgcagcacaggcacacactgcccatctctgtctgtcttcttgtGTTTCTCCttcagtcctctctccctctctcttgtccatctccctccttcagtcctctctccctctcttcttcatctccctccttcagtcctctctccctctctcttgtccatctccctccttcagtcctctctccctctcttcttcatctccctccttcagtcctctctctctctctcttgtccatctccctccttcagtcctctctctccctctcttcttcatctccctccttcagtcctctctttctctctcttcttcatctccctccttcagtcctctgtccctctctcttcttcatctccctccttcagtcctctctctctctctctcttgtccatctccttccttcagtcctctctccctctcttcttcatctccctccttcagtcctctctccctctcttcttcatctccctccttcagtcctctctctctctcttgtccatctccctccttcagtcctctctccctctcttcttcatctccctccttcagtcctctctctctctctcttgtccatctccctccttcagtcctctctccctctcttcttcatctccctccttcagtcctctctccctctctgctccatctccctccttcagtcctctctccctctctcttctccatctccctccttcagtcctctctcccttcctctccattcTTCTGTTCCTCTCATTCTAAAGACTTTTTTTTGCCTCAACAGACTGCAGAGTCATTCTCCTGTCGCTACACATTGCTCACAGATTCTGTctgtgaggagaaagagaaagagagagaaacagtaaaAGCCTCCACTGCTACTGTCAcattgcttagtgtgcacattCTCAGCGTGTCAGGCTGAATGATGGGGGTTCTGCTAAGTCTTTCCACCCATCTGTGGTCATGACTTTAGCCAAACACGCCGGCCTAATGGAAACGGGTGACGTCACTGCGAGACCCCTCTGGAACAACAACAGTGAGGTAATCTTCATTGAACGAACCGCCGAGATGATGTCATCTCTAATGGACTGCCTGGAACTTCTCCAGCGGTGTGTTTGGCAGCGCAGGTGGGGGAGGCATCGTGCCAGAGAGGAGCATCTACCCTGCCAAGGCTGTATCTCCTAACCAGCCTGTCGCCGTGCCAACTACGGACCCGGCAGACTGGACAGCCTGGTCACCATGGGAACCCACTATACTCTTTAATTGCCAGGAGAGAGACCATGAGGCTTTGCAGAAGGTCTGTCTGGAGAGGACCTTACCTCTTCACACTTGCTTGAAGAGAAGTAGGAGTGtgaacaaaatgtttctgttcagTTTTTGGTGTTTACTAAATGGTGGGTTGTCCGGGCTACCACCCTGCCAGCGTTGGTCTGCACTCCTAACCCAGCATTCACCGGATTCAGACATGCAAACAGTCACGTGAGAGCCAGTCCTGCATGTTCAGCCACTCTGGGGGCAGAAAAAGACCTGACATCATGTCAGCTTCTACACACCAGAGGTGGGTCACGTGACAGAGGGGCTGTCGCCATGGACGCTGCCGTGACAAAGATGGGCGTGATTGGCCAGTAGCTGTCACAGATGCTTGGGCGGGATTAGAACGCAAACAGCTgtggataccccccccccccccccccaccccctcctggtAATCACCATGGGATCATCCATCTCTCATGCTGGGCTGAGCAGAGGATGCACCTGGGCTCACAACCAAGAACACAGTCACATCCAGACTcctatctgtctctcccctacctgtctctctctaactgtgtctggctgtgtctctcactcactgtgtatgtgtgtctctctctctctgtctttctctctctctgtccctctctctccaactatgtctctctccatgtcatAAGTGGCTTCTAAGTAAACAAGCATAAACAAGTCGCAGTGACTATAATAAGATCCTTTCAACGAGTGAGCCTAAATGAACCATGCCATTCAGTCAGAACTCATCACCCCCAGACCCCTTCTTCTTTTTCACCATTCACAGGCCTGCTGTAGATGGTGACACATTATTGGAAGGGCTGATAGACCTACATGGAGATCTGGGCTGGGCGAGGCCTAGGTAGGTAGGCTGGGTTAGCAGGGCAGGCCTCTGTGTGGACCTCCGCTGTTTACCTTGGCTGCTGTGTCAACATCACCTGCTATGTCAAACTACACCAGGAACAAAGGTCGCTCTATCACCCCTGGTCTCCCCTCTGGTCTCCCCCCTGGTTACCTTCCTagtcctcctccctggtctctctctcctggtatcACCCATGTCTGCTATTCTGTCCGTGGTTGAGACAAGGGCTGTGTATTAGGGCATTCTGGCACAAACCTGGTTCTGTCCTCCCACTGAGAGAATCAGAGCATGGCAgagaacagcacacacacacacacacagagacacatacacaccaacagaACTGCTTTAACATTAAACAACTGCCACTGTTTAGTGTTGAACTGGAAAGACTGACAAGAATCTACAAAATGTAGACACACAAAGtgacttgacacacacacacctataaaaGCTTTGCCTCAGAGCTTCATTCAACCCCCAGACAGATCCAACATGTCTGCTggtgcccctccccccagtcccAGGCACAACAAACAAtagggttgccatggagaccacGGGGCCGTTGGTGAGAGCACGACGCCAGACGGAGTGTCAGACAGACTGAGGGTTTACAGCtcacccttcctcttcctcacaaATACTGGGAGTTTAACTCTCCCTTCTACTGTACATAAAACACACTACACAAACAACCAGGCTTCGGGTCTAATACCAAATTCCACTTGTTTTGAGAAATGTTGGTAGTCAAGGCTCAGTGTGAATACCACCGAATGACCAATATACAAGACAGCATCTGCCAGGCAGAAAGCAAGACACACAACGGACAACCAAGTAACGTGGCAACATCTGCATCCAGTTTCTCTCTGTAAAAACAGGTGTCTGGAGACAGGGGCTAGCGAGCAGTCCTGAGGGGCTAGCGAGCAGTCCTGAGTGACTGGGTTAGGACCTGGACTAGCAGCCCCTAAAAAGGAGTGCCTGAGTGCAGTAACCTAGGCTTTATTTGGTTGACCGAAACCATGAACTAGCCTTATCCCTGACTGCTCTTGTATTTACCATGATTCAGCCCATCGTGACAGAAACAAAACAGTCCATCTTTGCATTGTATCAGGTCATAGACCAGTGAGTTAAACACCTCCTCCagtatagacctgctgtactgCACACACGCGAGCACTGCTGTTTAGGCTGACAATCCCAGGAGCAGCCGTGCAGAAGACCATGAAGCCAACACACATTTCAGCCCCAGCTACTGAGCTGAAGAGTGTGTAATCTATGTCACATATCATATAGGTGTATTTGTAGAATATTTTTGATTTGCTTCCTTGTGTTGAGATGAACCAGTGAACTAGCCTCCCCCAGAACTCATCAACTTCCTTTGATCCAGGAATTCATAAAAGCAGCCCCCCGCCCACTCCTTCCCTCCCGTCTCCATAGAGACGCGTGCCCGTGGCGACCCCGCTCACcagcctctccatctcctgctcTCGCAGCCTCTCGTCCCTCTGACGCCGGTGGTACTCCAGCAGCTCGTCCTCGTTGTCGCTGATCTCCGAGATGCTGTTCTTCCTCTCCCGCATGCCCGCGTGCATCCCCCGCAGCTCCCTGGCGCCCGCCGACATCTTCCGGTGCCCCAGCGGGctggacaggggggaggaaccGGGCAGGGACCCCAGGCTGTAGGCGGGGGAGAGGGCGTTCCCAAAGCTGGCCTTCCTCCCCGCTCCTCCGCCACTGCCCCCGCCCTCCAGAATCAGACCTgacgtgggagagggggagcgggCTCGTACACCTCCCCTGCCAAACTGCTCCTCCGGAGGAGAGGAAGCCTTGCGGCGAAGCCTGGGGCTCTCCGGCACCAGCCTGCCCAGCACAGAGGGGCTGTCTGGGGTCCggagggttgggatggtcccTGGGAGGGCCCCGGGAAGCACGGGCACCCCCATCCCCCTGCGCATCAtggaggggctgaggggaggcAGCTCTCTCATGCTGTTGCCCCCTCCTGAGCTGAGCTCCAGGTTCCTGCGGACCAGCCGGGGGCTCTCGGGGGGGTTGAGGGAACGTGGGTGCTGCTGAAGGGGAGGGGCTCCTTGGATGATGTGGACGATGGGGTCCAGAGGGGGCTGGAAGGGCCGGGGGGGCTGGGCGAACTGGCGGGAGGGGCTGGCGGAGAGGGACCGTTCAGCCAGGCTGGCCTGCTCCCTGAAGGGGCTGGCAGGCCTTTCCTGGAGGACGGTGCCTGACCTGgacctggggctggagggggaggcagagggggaatgGGGGAACTTGGGAGTGAGTCGGGGGCTGCTGGGCACGCTGCTCCTGCTGTGAGACCCAGCctcagacagggaggagggggaggctagCAGGTGGGTCTGTCTGGGGCTCTCTGACCCGTCATGGCCAAGACTCCTGCGGCCTGGCTTAGGGCTTGGTGGGGCCTCCAGCAGAGCCTTCCTTTGAAGCCTGGGACTTTCCTGAACCTTCTGGCCCCCGCTGCTGCCACTGTAGCTGGACAGAGTGGTCCGTggctgggggatggggggctgggtggagtaGTTGTAGCTGGAGGAGCGGACAGGGATGGGGGGCAGAGAAGGATCCAGGGGGGCCCCCCCAGGGGAGGGGGTGTAGCTGCCGCTACTGGCTgccgagggggaggagaggggggagaagggaggggaggtgttcTCATAACTAGAGCCCACAGACATGGCTCCTGGGCTGGTTGGGGGAGACAGCAGGTACCTCCCCCCTCCGTTAaccatgggggagagaggggagaggggggagtgggggatggGATGGCCACCGGGGGGCTTCTTGGAGTCGGAGGAAGATGGCTGAGGGTCGTCCATGATTAGAGAGTCCATAATATCCTGGAGGTCCTTCTCAATGGAGCTGACAATGGCGCTGTGCTCGGTCCGGACTCCAGGGGCgggctggggctgagactgGGCCGGGCCAGGCTGGTGGTTCCCATTGGCCAGGCTCTCAGAGTCTGGAGGAAGGAACAGAAGCTACTGTCAGTCAGGGTCGTAGTGGACGTTAAACAGCCCTGCTGGACACTGGGATCAGATATGCAGATCTAGCAATCTAAGCCAATAGATAAAATAGAATAGAATCAAATAGGACAGAAAAGAGAGTTGCGAAAACCATAGTAGAttaaagtaaaataaataaatgtacaaagAACATAATGAAATCCAACACAGTAATATATAATAGAATAGAGCATTATAGAATAGAATAGGGTTAAAACAGAGTAGAGTCAACTCAAGTTGAGTAGACCCGAATAA belongs to Hypomesus transpacificus isolate Combined female chromosome 15, fHypTra1, whole genome shotgun sequence and includes:
- the phldb1b gene encoding pleckstrin homology-like domain family B member 1 isoform X1, with protein sequence MLCFGQSAFFRFNHPEEAYRMKSMMPEGGRGSTGGYRLHTDSESLANGNHQPGPAQSQPQPAPGVRTEHSAIVSSIEKDLQDIMDSLIMDDPQPSSSDSKKPPGGHPIPHSPLSPLSPMVNGGGRYLLSPPTSPGAMSVGSSYENTSPPFSPLSSPSAASSGSYTPSPGGAPLDPSLPPIPVRSSSYNYSTQPPIPQPRTTLSSYSGSSGGQKVQESPRLQRKALLEAPPSPKPGRRSLGHDGSESPRQTHLLASPSSLSEAGSHSRSSVPSSPRLTPKFPHSPSASPSSPRSRSGTVLQERPASPFREQASLAERSLSASPSRQFAQPPRPFQPPLDPIVHIIQGAPPLQQHPRSLNPPESPRLVRRNLELSSGGGNSMRELPPLSPSMMRRGMGVPVLPGALPGTIPTLRTPDSPSVLGRLVPESPRLRRKASSPPEEQFGRGGVRARSPSPTSGLILEGGGSGGGAGRKASFGNALSPAYSLGSLPGSSPLSSPLGHRKMSAGARELRGMHAGMRERKNSISEISDNEDELLEYHRRQRDERLREQEMERLERQRLETILNLCAEYNKVDSPSPGSGPVPGLGLGGEGGRMGFPVGLGEASVRRGSLENLLASSQLRLAQRQRESDEDNQKEEECSSTESTHQEVRTPPPRSPGRGLSNGDRQQEDSGSGCGSGSGGRLELGYLEEERVRVLARVDELKTRLTELEQQLQESKQEAEMERALLQGERQAEQEQIEAESEIIAQLQHKLSDLENTIQRAKHKERANVDAERRALESQQESLAELQKQLHNCPESLREQLQEQLKREGEALESGTKQFEDLEFQQLERESSLEEERETISQQLLQERAEYHSSMADRKEKVSALESQANQLGLQAAQECDRLAKDRSLVLQMLHKEKERLSSLEKRYLSLTGGKSFPKSSSTMKEVFRSKLDSEAGQTVLRSKPGSGSGSTLQYGAATLGRNTSRSPLLVASSTGSLPRNLATTLQDIETKRQLALQQKGQQVIEEQRRRLAELKQRAAVEAQCQWDALHGSQPLLYAPAGPSMVHHSILHHQPAAGGPGGERPYDTLSLESSDSMDTSISTENNSACSPDNMSSASGMDALKIEEMEKMLKEAHLEKARLIESRERETLARRHMLEEERRRREDVERRLQDETSHRLQLVEKEVKMRAKNFSQARPMTRYLPIRKEEFDLRCHVESSGHNVDTCYHVILTDKMCKGYLVKMGGKIKSWKKRWFVFDRLKRTFSYYVDKHESKLKGVIYFQAIEEVYYDHLRSATKSPNPSLTFCVKTHDRLYYMVAPSPEAMRIWMDVIVTGAEGYTQFLN